The following proteins are encoded in a genomic region of Mycolicibacterium rutilum:
- a CDS encoding FAD-dependent oxidoreductase, with protein sequence MRCENGAVPAERTTCIVAGGGPAGVMLGLLLARAGVDVTVMEKHADFLRDFRGDTVHASTLRLLDELGLGDEFARVPHRVIETLRLSVQGSPLAMDLRRIPGPHKHIALVPQWDFLELLASAAQQEPTFTLLRSTEVLGPLLDGDTVIGVRYRGTDGEVREMRAALTVACDGRSSTLRAAMGLKAKDFGAPMDVWWFRVPREDGDPAGLAGELGAGHALAAIDRGDYFQCAYIIPKGRDAELRAAGIGALHRGAATLVPWLADRVATVSSFDDVKLLDVQLNRLRRWYTDGLLLIGDAAHAMSPVGGVGINLAVADAVAAGRLLAEPLRTGTVSTRHLARVQRRRWLPTALIQAVQHTVHRRVIAVAVTSPGSVRAPLLIRVAGRAPLLRRVVAYAVAIGPLPEHIPAFARR encoded by the coding sequence ATGCGATGCGAGAATGGCGCCGTGCCGGCCGAACGGACCACCTGCATCGTCGCCGGTGGCGGGCCCGCGGGCGTGATGCTCGGCCTGCTGCTGGCCCGCGCGGGCGTCGACGTCACGGTGATGGAGAAGCACGCCGACTTCCTGCGCGACTTCCGCGGCGACACCGTGCACGCGAGCACGCTGCGGTTGCTCGACGAGTTGGGCCTGGGCGACGAGTTCGCCCGAGTACCGCACCGTGTGATCGAGACGCTGCGGCTGTCGGTGCAGGGCAGCCCGCTGGCGATGGATTTGCGCCGAATTCCGGGTCCGCACAAGCACATTGCGCTGGTGCCGCAGTGGGACTTCCTGGAGCTGCTGGCGTCGGCCGCGCAGCAGGAGCCGACGTTCACGTTGCTGCGCAGCACGGAGGTACTGGGCCCGCTGCTCGACGGCGACACGGTGATCGGGGTGCGTTACCGCGGTACCGACGGCGAGGTGCGCGAGATGCGCGCGGCACTGACCGTCGCCTGTGACGGGCGCTCGTCGACGTTGCGCGCCGCCATGGGACTCAAGGCCAAGGACTTCGGCGCGCCGATGGACGTCTGGTGGTTCCGCGTGCCGCGCGAGGACGGCGATCCCGCCGGGCTGGCCGGTGAGCTCGGCGCGGGGCACGCGCTCGCGGCCATCGACCGTGGCGACTACTTCCAGTGCGCCTACATCATCCCCAAGGGCCGCGACGCGGAGTTGCGCGCGGCCGGCATCGGCGCGCTGCACCGCGGCGCGGCCACGCTGGTCCCCTGGCTGGCCGACCGGGTGGCGACGGTGTCGTCGTTCGACGACGTCAAGCTGCTCGACGTGCAGCTCAACCGGCTGCGGCGCTGGTACACCGACGGGCTGTTGCTGATCGGCGACGCCGCGCACGCGATGTCGCCGGTGGGCGGCGTCGGGATCAACCTCGCGGTGGCCGACGCCGTCGCCGCCGGCCGCCTGCTCGCCGAGCCGCTGCGGACCGGCACCGTGTCCACCCGGCACCTGGCCCGCGTGCAGCGGCGCCGCTGGTTGCCGACCGCGCTGATCCAGGCCGTGCAGCACACCGTCCACCGCCGGGTGATCGCGGTGGCGGTGACGTCGCCCGGGTCGGTGCGCGCGCCGCTGCTGATCCGCGTCGCGGGCCGGGCGCCGCTGCTGCGCCGGGTGGTCGCGTACGCCGTGGCGATCGGCCCGTTGCCCGAGCACATCCCGGCGTTTGCCCGCCGGTGA
- a CDS encoding glycoside hydrolase family 15 protein: protein MVLQQAGPSDGTSQPGAGSMPAPAVAANTPLTITAPTPYAPTGALRNPFPPIADYGFLSDCENTCLISSAGSVEWLCVPRPDSPSVFGAILDRGAGHFRLGPYGVSVPSARRYLPGSLILETTWQTHTGWLIVREALVMGPWHDLETRSRTHRRTPMDWDAEHILLRTVRCVSGTVELVMNCEPAFDYHRIPATWEYSAQAYGEAIARASRDADAHPTLRLTTNLRLGLEGHEARARTRMKEGDNAFVALSWSKHPAPQTYEEAADKMWQTSEAWRQWINVGDFPDHPWRSYLQRSALTLKGLTYSPTGALLAAPTTSLPETPQGERNWDYRYAWVRDSTFALWGLYTLGLDREADDFFAFIADVSGANNGERHPLQVMYAVGGERTLVEEELHHLSGYDGARPVRIGNGAYNQMQHDIWGTMLDSVYLHAKSREQISDTLWPVLKQQVEEAIKHWKEPDRGIWEVRGDPQHFTSSKIMCWVALDRGSKLAELQGEKSYAQQWRAIAEEIKADVLKHGVDKRGVLTQRYGDDALDASLLLAVLTRFLPPDDPRVRATVLAIADELTEEGLVLRYRVEETDDGLSGEEGTFTICSFWLVSALVEIGEISRAKHLCERLLSFASPLHLYAEEIEPRTGRHLGNFPQAFTHLALINAVVHVIRAEEEADSSGVFVPANAPM, encoded by the coding sequence ATGGTTTTGCAGCAAGCCGGACCCTCGGACGGGACTTCGCAGCCGGGTGCGGGGTCGATGCCCGCGCCGGCCGTGGCCGCGAACACCCCGCTGACCATCACGGCGCCGACGCCGTACGCGCCCACCGGGGCGCTGCGCAACCCGTTTCCGCCCATCGCCGACTACGGTTTTCTCTCCGACTGCGAGAACACCTGCCTGATCTCGTCCGCGGGTTCGGTGGAGTGGTTGTGCGTGCCGCGCCCGGACTCGCCGAGCGTGTTCGGCGCCATCCTGGACCGCGGCGCCGGACACTTCCGGCTCGGCCCGTACGGGGTGTCGGTGCCCTCCGCGCGGCGCTACCTGCCGGGCAGCCTGATCCTGGAGACCACCTGGCAGACCCACACCGGCTGGCTGATCGTGCGCGAGGCGCTGGTGATGGGTCCGTGGCACGACCTCGAGACGCGGTCACGCACACACCGCCGCACCCCGATGGACTGGGACGCCGAGCACATCCTGCTGCGCACGGTGCGCTGCGTCAGCGGCACGGTCGAGCTGGTGATGAACTGCGAGCCGGCGTTCGACTACCACCGCATCCCGGCCACCTGGGAGTACTCGGCGCAGGCCTACGGCGAGGCGATCGCGCGGGCCAGCCGCGACGCCGACGCGCACCCGACGCTGCGACTCACGACGAATCTGCGGCTCGGCCTCGAAGGGCACGAGGCGCGGGCCCGCACCCGGATGAAGGAGGGCGACAACGCGTTCGTCGCTCTGTCGTGGTCCAAGCACCCGGCGCCGCAGACTTACGAAGAGGCCGCCGACAAGATGTGGCAGACCAGCGAGGCGTGGCGGCAGTGGATCAACGTCGGCGACTTCCCCGATCACCCGTGGCGGTCCTATCTGCAGCGCAGCGCGTTGACGCTCAAGGGGCTGACCTACTCCCCGACCGGCGCGCTGCTGGCTGCGCCGACCACGTCGTTGCCGGAAACCCCGCAGGGCGAACGTAACTGGGATTACCGCTATGCGTGGGTGCGTGACTCCACCTTCGCGCTGTGGGGGCTGTACACACTCGGACTGGACCGCGAGGCCGACGACTTCTTCGCGTTCATCGCCGACGTGTCCGGCGCGAACAACGGTGAGCGCCACCCGCTTCAGGTGATGTACGCCGTCGGCGGCGAACGCACGCTGGTCGAGGAAGAGCTGCACCACCTGTCCGGCTATGACGGTGCGCGGCCGGTGCGCATCGGCAACGGCGCCTACAACCAGATGCAGCACGACATCTGGGGCACGATGCTGGATTCGGTGTATCTGCACGCCAAATCGCGCGAGCAGATCTCCGACACGCTGTGGCCGGTGCTCAAGCAGCAGGTCGAAGAGGCGATCAAGCACTGGAAGGAACCGGACCGCGGCATCTGGGAGGTGCGCGGGGACCCGCAGCACTTCACCAGCTCGAAGATCATGTGCTGGGTGGCGCTGGACCGCGGCTCGAAACTCGCTGAGCTGCAAGGCGAGAAGTCCTATGCCCAGCAGTGGCGCGCGATCGCCGAGGAGATCAAGGCCGACGTGCTCAAGCACGGCGTCGACAAGCGCGGCGTGCTCACTCAGCGCTACGGCGACGACGCGCTCGACGCGTCGCTGCTGCTGGCCGTGCTGACCCGGTTCCTGCCGCCCGACGACCCGCGGGTGCGGGCCACGGTGCTGGCGATCGCCGACGAGCTCACCGAGGAAGGCCTGGTGCTGCGCTACCGCGTCGAGGAGACCGACGACGGATTGTCCGGCGAGGAAGGCACTTTCACGATCTGCTCGTTCTGGTTGGTTTCCGCGCTGGTGGAGATCGGCGAGATCAGCCGGGCCAAGCACCTGTGTGAGCGGCTGCTGTCGTTCGCCAGCCCGCTGCACCTGTACGCCGAGGAGATCGAACCGCGCACCGGCCGGCATCTGGGCAACTTCCCGCAGGCGTTCACCCACCTGGCGTTGATCAACGCGGTGGTGCATGTGATCCGCGCCGAGGAGGAAGCCGACAGCTCAGGCGTGTTCGTGCCGGCGAACGCCCCGATGTAG
- the cysW gene encoding sulfate ABC transporter permease subunit CysW, with protein MILSPPVKYLLRFLALAYIVILVVVPVGLILWRTFAPGFGEFVASITTPAAISALNLSLLVVAIVVPLNVLFGVPTALVLARNRFRGKSALQAVIDLPFAVSPVVVGVALILLWGSAGLFGFVENNLGLKIIFGFPGIVLASVFVTVPFVIREVEPVLHEIGTDQEEAAATLGSQWWQTFWRVTLPSIRWGLTYGVVLTIARTLGEYGAVLMVSSNLPGSSQTLTLLVSERYARGAEYGAYAVSTLLMTVAVVVLVAQVVLDARRIRASK; from the coding sequence GTGATCCTGTCGCCGCCGGTGAAGTACCTCCTGCGCTTCCTCGCGCTGGCCTACATCGTGATCCTGGTCGTCGTGCCGGTGGGGCTGATCCTGTGGCGCACCTTCGCGCCCGGTTTCGGCGAGTTCGTCGCGTCGATCACCACACCGGCGGCGATCTCGGCGCTGAACCTGTCACTGCTGGTGGTGGCGATCGTGGTGCCGCTCAACGTGCTGTTCGGGGTGCCGACGGCGTTGGTGTTGGCGCGCAACCGGTTTCGCGGCAAGAGCGCGCTGCAGGCCGTGATCGATCTGCCGTTCGCGGTGTCGCCGGTCGTGGTGGGTGTGGCGCTGATCCTGCTGTGGGGTTCGGCGGGACTGTTCGGGTTCGTGGAGAACAACCTCGGCCTCAAGATCATCTTCGGCTTCCCGGGTATCGTGCTGGCCAGCGTGTTCGTCACGGTGCCGTTCGTGATCCGCGAGGTCGAACCGGTGTTGCACGAGATCGGCACCGATCAGGAGGAAGCCGCCGCCACGCTCGGATCGCAGTGGTGGCAGACGTTTTGGCGGGTCACGTTGCCGTCGATCCGGTGGGGTCTGACGTACGGCGTGGTGCTCACCATCGCGCGCACGCTCGGCGAGTACGGCGCGGTGCTGATGGTGTCGTCCAACCTGCCCGGGTCCTCGCAGACGCTCACGCTGTTGGTGTCCGAACGCTACGCCCGCGGTGCCGAGTACGGCGCCTACGCGGTGTCGACGCTGTTGATGACGGTGGCGGTGGTGGTGCTGGTCGCGCAGGTGGTGCTCGACGCCCGCCGGATCCGGGCGAGCAAATAG
- a CDS encoding sulfate/molybdate ABC transporter ATP-binding protein, producing MTDAIIVRGANKRYGDFAALDNVDFEVPSGSLTALLGPSGSGKSTLLRAIAGLDQPDTGTITINGRDVTDVPPQRRGIGFVFQHYAAFKHLTVRDNVAFGLKIRKRPKAEIAEKVDNLLEVVGLAGFQTRYPNQLSGGQRQRMALARALAVDPQVLLLDEPFGALDAKVREDLRAWLRRLHDEVHVTTVLVTHDQSEALDVADRIAVLNKGRIEQVGSPAEVYDAPANAFVMSFLGAVSSLNGSLVRPHDIRVGRNPDMAIASSDDSVQATGVLRATIDRIVMLGFEVRVELTSATDNTPFTAQITRGDAEALGLKEGDTVYVRATRIPPLPGGTEIPHSDSADDDGALTNA from the coding sequence ATGACCGATGCGATCATCGTGCGGGGCGCCAACAAGCGCTACGGCGACTTCGCGGCGTTGGACAACGTCGACTTCGAGGTGCCGTCCGGATCGCTGACCGCACTGCTGGGGCCCAGCGGCTCGGGCAAGTCCACGCTGCTGCGCGCCATCGCGGGGTTGGACCAGCCCGACACCGGCACGATCACGATCAACGGCCGTGACGTCACCGATGTGCCGCCGCAGCGCCGGGGGATCGGCTTCGTCTTCCAGCACTACGCGGCGTTCAAGCACCTGACCGTGCGTGACAACGTCGCGTTCGGGCTCAAGATCCGCAAGCGGCCCAAGGCCGAGATCGCCGAGAAGGTCGACAACCTGCTGGAAGTGGTGGGGCTGGCGGGCTTTCAGACCCGCTACCCGAACCAGCTGTCCGGCGGGCAGCGTCAGCGCATGGCGCTGGCCCGCGCGCTGGCCGTCGATCCGCAGGTGCTGCTGCTCGACGAACCGTTCGGCGCGCTGGACGCCAAGGTGCGTGAAGACCTGCGGGCCTGGCTGCGCCGGTTGCACGACGAGGTGCACGTCACCACGGTGCTGGTCACCCACGACCAGTCCGAGGCGCTCGACGTGGCCGACCGCATCGCGGTACTCAACAAGGGCCGCATCGAACAGGTCGGCTCACCCGCAGAGGTGTATGACGCGCCGGCCAACGCGTTCGTGATGTCGTTCCTGGGCGCGGTGTCTTCGCTGAACGGCTCGCTGGTGCGCCCCCACGACATCCGCGTCGGCCGCAATCCGGACATGGCGATCGCGTCGTCGGACGACTCGGTGCAGGCCACCGGGGTGCTGCGCGCGACGATCGACCGAATCGTCATGCTGGGCTTCGAAGTTCGGGTGGAACTGACCAGCGCCACCGACAACACGCCGTTCACCGCGCAGATCACCCGCGGCGACGCCGAGGCGCTCGGCCTCAAGGAAGGCGACACCGTCTACGTGCGCGCCACCCGGATCCCGCCGCTGCCGGGTGGGACCGAGATCCCGCACAGCGACAGCGCCGACGACGACGGCGCGCTGACCAACGCCTGA
- a CDS encoding Ms4533A family Cys-rich leader peptide, whose translation MQTASGNKSGHILALIAVGFSAVADVCCCC comes from the coding sequence ATGCAGACGGCGTCCGGCAACAAGAGTGGCCACATCCTGGCCCTCATTGCCGTGGGTTTCAGTGCCGTCGCTGATGTCTGTTGTTGTTGCTGA
- a CDS encoding AAA family ATPase produces MLLGREPEQQRIAELVAGARLGQSGVLVLHGEAGIGKTALLDDTASRAGDMAVLRAAGTDAESALAFSGLHQLLRPALHLLDRLPAPQADALAVALMLRAGATPERFAVGAATLSLLSRHAEDRPLLILVDDAHLLDPPSADALRFVARRLLADPVAIVISTRPEAEARFTDLPTVHLGGLTLAATSALLSQSVAIPATAEDAAHLHRVTLGSPLAIVELAGELDRIRDTPDELPMPVTETVAAVFGRRVTALDDATRLALLLAVVADGDLGLASRAASATGASIASIAAAESAGLLKVSAGRAEFRHPLVRSAIYRGADPQSRREVHRAVAQALPAAAQARRVWHLSEAAIGADDDVADQLAAVAETYCARGAYGVAVRALVRSAELTNDDALRCGRLVAAAEAAWFSGQSARAGDLLVDAETITDDARRLTDIAALRGTIALRTGSLRDARDLLVDAARRAESVDPQVAVALLGDAVTACFCLCDTASGLVAADRIEALLPSCTAASTQVRGELSIGIARILAGEDGLGWLRSAVTTLSETPSVLDDPRRPDWPILGTLFLRESAVGRDLVTRVVQDRRDRIALGSLPNLLFHVARDEATTDKWQSALADYGESAALARETGQTTDLAAALAGLAWLQARMGRADECLANAAEAQALAKRNHMALAEIWAQYALGDLALATGDAAAACRHYEELSMMLSDIGFRDVDVSPAPELVEACVRSGREDTAEAIARDYLRRAEEKCQPWALARAHRAMALVNPTSVVRARHLDEALRLHDLNPDTFEAARTRLVFGSSLRRAKQRVAARPHLRRALEDFQRLGARPWAELAATELDATGERARRSADGYSAHLTPQELRIAQMLGDGATTKEAAAALFLSPKTVEYHLRHVYQKLGIRSRDELRTVIATQPR; encoded by the coding sequence ATGCTTCTCGGCCGCGAACCCGAGCAGCAGCGCATCGCCGAACTGGTCGCAGGCGCGCGGCTCGGGCAGAGCGGTGTGTTGGTGCTGCACGGTGAGGCCGGGATCGGCAAGACCGCGCTGCTGGACGACACGGCATCACGCGCCGGCGATATGGCGGTGCTGCGGGCCGCGGGCACCGACGCGGAGTCCGCACTGGCGTTCTCCGGGCTGCACCAGTTGCTGAGACCTGCCCTGCACCTTCTCGATCGACTTCCCGCGCCCCAGGCCGACGCGCTCGCCGTCGCGCTGATGCTGCGTGCAGGTGCGACACCGGAACGGTTCGCGGTCGGCGCGGCGACACTCAGCCTGCTCAGTCGGCACGCGGAAGACCGTCCGCTGTTGATCCTCGTCGATGACGCGCACCTGCTCGACCCGCCGTCGGCCGACGCCCTGCGCTTCGTGGCGCGCCGACTTCTCGCCGATCCCGTCGCGATCGTCATCTCGACGCGGCCGGAAGCCGAGGCCAGGTTCACCGACCTGCCGACGGTGCACCTCGGCGGGCTGACCCTCGCCGCGACCTCCGCGCTGCTCTCCCAATCGGTTGCCATCCCCGCGACGGCGGAGGACGCTGCGCACCTGCATCGCGTGACGTTGGGCAGTCCGCTGGCCATCGTGGAACTGGCCGGCGAGCTGGACCGCATCCGCGACACCCCGGACGAACTGCCGATGCCGGTCACCGAGACCGTCGCGGCCGTCTTCGGACGCCGTGTGACCGCTCTGGACGACGCGACGCGACTGGCCCTGCTGCTGGCCGTGGTCGCCGACGGTGACCTCGGTCTCGCCTCACGCGCGGCGAGCGCGACGGGAGCGTCGATCGCATCGATCGCCGCAGCGGAATCCGCCGGGCTGCTGAAGGTTTCTGCCGGCCGCGCCGAGTTCCGCCACCCGCTGGTCAGATCGGCCATCTATCGCGGCGCCGACCCGCAGTCACGACGCGAGGTGCATCGCGCCGTCGCGCAGGCACTTCCCGCTGCTGCGCAGGCCCGCAGGGTGTGGCACCTCAGCGAGGCCGCGATCGGAGCCGACGACGACGTCGCCGACCAACTGGCCGCGGTGGCCGAGACCTATTGTGCGCGCGGGGCGTACGGGGTCGCCGTGCGGGCGTTGGTGCGCAGCGCGGAATTGACCAACGACGATGCGCTCCGGTGCGGCAGGCTGGTGGCCGCGGCGGAGGCGGCGTGGTTCTCGGGCCAGTCCGCACGCGCGGGTGATCTGCTCGTCGACGCCGAGACCATCACCGACGATGCCCGCAGGCTCACCGACATCGCCGCGCTGCGAGGGACGATCGCGTTGCGCACGGGGTCGCTGCGCGACGCCCGCGATCTGCTCGTCGACGCCGCCAGGCGAGCCGAATCCGTGGATCCCCAGGTCGCCGTCGCACTACTCGGCGATGCCGTGACCGCGTGCTTCTGCCTGTGCGACACGGCATCCGGCCTCGTCGCGGCCGATCGTATCGAGGCGTTGCTGCCGTCGTGCACGGCGGCCTCGACGCAAGTCCGCGGCGAGTTGTCGATCGGCATCGCCCGCATCCTGGCCGGTGAGGACGGCCTCGGGTGGCTGCGGTCGGCCGTCACGACGTTGAGTGAGACACCATCGGTGCTCGACGATCCGCGCCGCCCGGACTGGCCGATCCTCGGCACGCTGTTCCTGCGCGAATCTGCGGTGGGGCGCGACCTCGTGACGCGGGTCGTGCAGGACCGTCGCGACCGCATCGCCCTCGGGTCGCTGCCGAACCTGCTGTTCCACGTGGCCCGCGACGAAGCGACGACCGACAAGTGGCAGTCGGCGCTGGCTGACTACGGTGAGAGCGCGGCGCTCGCCCGTGAAACCGGTCAGACGACCGACCTGGCCGCTGCCCTGGCGGGCCTGGCCTGGTTGCAGGCACGGATGGGCCGCGCCGACGAATGTCTCGCCAACGCCGCCGAGGCACAGGCGCTTGCGAAGCGTAACCACATGGCGTTGGCGGAGATCTGGGCACAGTACGCGCTGGGCGACCTCGCGCTGGCCACCGGCGACGCCGCCGCGGCCTGCCGGCACTACGAAGAGCTTTCGATGATGTTGTCCGACATCGGTTTCCGCGATGTCGACGTCTCCCCCGCGCCGGAACTCGTGGAAGCCTGTGTCCGCAGCGGCCGTGAGGACACCGCGGAGGCGATTGCCCGCGACTACCTTCGCCGCGCCGAGGAGAAGTGTCAGCCGTGGGCACTGGCCCGGGCACACCGCGCGATGGCACTCGTCAACCCCACGTCTGTCGTCCGCGCGCGCCACCTCGACGAGGCTCTGCGCCTGCACGACCTCAACCCGGACACGTTCGAGGCCGCCCGCACTCGGCTCGTGTTCGGTTCCAGTCTTCGCCGCGCCAAGCAGCGGGTCGCCGCGCGGCCGCATCTACGCCGGGCGCTCGAGGACTTTCAGCGGCTGGGGGCGCGTCCGTGGGCCGAACTCGCCGCCACCGAACTCGACGCCACCGGCGAGCGGGCTCGGCGCAGCGCCGACGGGTATTCGGCCCACCTCACGCCGCAGGAGCTGCGGATCGCGCAGATGCTCGGCGACGGCGCCACCACGAAAGAGGCTGCGGCTGCGCTGTTCCTCAGCCCCAAGACCGTCGAGTACCACCTGCGCCACGTGTACCAGAAACTCGGCATCCGCTCGCGTGACGAGCTCAGGACCGTCATCGCGACGCAGCCGCGTTGA
- the cysT gene encoding sulfate ABC transporter permease subunit CysT, which translates to MTSPVTARPELTDSEPGRASSFLGRRHGTTSLRVGAASIWLSLIVLLPLAAILWQAVGGGWRAFWLAVSSNAALESFKVTLTVSFGVTAVNLFFGLLVAWVLTRDDFPGKRLVDSVIDLPFALPTIVASLVMLALYGPASPVGLHLQHTKWGIGVALLFVTLPFVVRSVQPVLLELDRETEEAAASLGANNWVIFTRVILPALLPALLSGAGLAFSRAIGEFGSVVLIGGAVPGETEVSSQWIRTLIENDDRTGAAAISIVLLLISFVVLFVLRAVGSRAAKREELSQ; encoded by the coding sequence ATGACCTCTCCTGTGACGGCCCGGCCCGAGCTCACCGACAGTGAGCCGGGCCGGGCGTCCAGTTTTCTGGGACGCCGTCATGGGACGACGTCGCTGCGGGTCGGGGCGGCGTCGATCTGGCTGAGCCTGATCGTCCTGCTGCCGCTGGCCGCCATCCTGTGGCAGGCGGTGGGCGGCGGCTGGCGGGCGTTCTGGCTGGCGGTCAGCTCGAACGCGGCCCTCGAGTCGTTCAAGGTGACGCTGACCGTGTCCTTCGGCGTGACGGCGGTCAACCTGTTCTTCGGGCTGCTGGTCGCGTGGGTGCTGACCCGCGACGACTTTCCGGGTAAGCGGCTGGTCGACTCCGTGATCGACCTGCCGTTCGCGCTGCCGACGATCGTCGCCAGCCTGGTGATGCTCGCGCTGTACGGACCCGCCAGCCCGGTCGGGCTGCATCTTCAGCACACCAAGTGGGGAATCGGGGTGGCGCTGCTGTTCGTCACGCTGCCGTTCGTGGTGCGCTCGGTGCAACCGGTGCTGTTGGAACTCGACCGCGAAACCGAGGAGGCCGCGGCGTCGCTGGGCGCCAACAACTGGGTGATCTTCACCCGGGTGATCCTGCCCGCGCTGCTACCCGCGCTGCTGTCCGGTGCGGGGCTGGCCTTTTCGCGCGCGATCGGCGAGTTCGGGTCGGTGGTGCTGATCGGCGGTGCCGTCCCGGGTGAGACCGAGGTCTCGTCGCAGTGGATCCGCACCCTGATCGAGAACGACGACCGCACCGGCGCGGCCGCCATTTCGATTGTGCTGCTGTTGATCTCGTTCGTGGTGCTGTTCGTCTTGCGGGCGGTCGGGTCCCGTGCGGCCAAACGGGAGGAGTTGTCGCAGTGA
- a CDS encoding sulfate ABC transporter substrate-binding protein — translation MVNIRSWRAAAALAATATLLAACGGGSSDVAGETGGEKADTTLTLVAYAVPEPGWSKVIPAFAATPEGKGVGVTTSYGASGDQSRAVVDGKPADIVNFSVEPDITRLVKADKVAKDWNADATKGIPFGSLVTFAVRPGNPKGIKDWGDLLKPGVEVITPSPLSSGAAKWNLLAPYAWASKGGQDPQAGLDYVNELVTQHVKLRPGSGREATDVFRQGSGDVLLAYENEALNFDLEHVNPPETFKIENPVAVVTSSAHQDKANALKNFLYTPEAQKLWAEAGFRPVDPAVAEEFKDKFPAPAKLWTVDDLGGWEKLDPELFDKENGSITKIYTQATG, via the coding sequence ATGGTCAACATCCGTTCCTGGCGCGCCGCAGCAGCGCTCGCCGCCACCGCCACCCTGCTCGCCGCGTGCGGTGGCGGATCCAGCGACGTCGCCGGCGAAACCGGCGGCGAGAAGGCCGACACGACGCTGACGCTCGTCGCGTACGCCGTGCCCGAGCCCGGCTGGAGCAAGGTCATCCCCGCGTTCGCCGCGACCCCCGAGGGCAAGGGCGTGGGCGTCACCACCTCCTACGGCGCCTCGGGTGACCAGTCCCGCGCGGTCGTCGACGGCAAGCCCGCCGACATCGTGAACTTCTCCGTCGAACCCGACATCACCCGCCTGGTCAAGGCCGACAAGGTGGCCAAGGACTGGAACGCCGACGCCACCAAGGGCATCCCGTTCGGGTCGCTGGTCACGTTCGCGGTGCGGCCCGGCAACCCCAAAGGCATCAAAGACTGGGGCGATCTGCTCAAGCCCGGTGTCGAGGTCATCACGCCCAGCCCGCTGAGCTCCGGCGCCGCCAAGTGGAACCTGTTGGCGCCGTACGCGTGGGCGAGCAAGGGCGGCCAGGACCCGCAGGCCGGCCTGGACTACGTCAACGAGTTGGTCACCCAGCACGTCAAGCTGCGTCCGGGGTCGGGCCGCGAGGCCACCGACGTGTTCCGGCAGGGCAGCGGCGACGTGCTGCTGGCCTACGAGAACGAGGCGCTGAACTTCGACCTCGAGCACGTCAACCCGCCGGAGACCTTCAAGATCGAGAATCCGGTCGCGGTCGTCACCAGCAGCGCGCACCAGGACAAGGCCAATGCGCTGAAGAACTTCCTCTACACCCCGGAGGCGCAGAAGCTGTGGGCCGAGGCCGGCTTCCGGCCCGTCGACCCCGCCGTGGCCGAGGAGTTCAAGGACAAGTTCCCGGCGCCCGCCAAACTGTGGACCGTTGACGACCTCGGCGGTTGGGAGAAACTGGATCCGGAGCTGTTCGACAAGGAGAACGGCAGCATCACCAAGATCTACACCCAGGCGACCGGATGA